The following proteins are co-located in the Spea bombifrons isolate aSpeBom1 chromosome 3, aSpeBom1.2.pri, whole genome shotgun sequence genome:
- the LOC128483801 gene encoding heme-binding protein 1-like has translation MMGDKSLIVLCLLCIYGCSVTVEQRAYGGHQNPAICRSTKCPKYKVLKKYEGFEYRLYEPSNWVMTSLSDNNDITCADRLSKYMDGFNEQGIKIEMTSPVVIAFSTENASKDVVLFFLPPEVGCPFPLDNTVHCKKIPAVPVYVKSFEGNHGVRYFADQATALARELGALKKPFVGSFFGCNRYNNDHHSNSFHNEVWLLGSEPLDE, from the exons ATGATGGGTGATAAGTCTCTGATAGTGCTATGCTTGCTGTGTATCTATGGCTGTTCAGTGACGGTTGAGCAACGCGCTTATGGTGGGCACCAGAACCCAGCGATCTGCCGCAGCACAAAATGTCCCAAGTATAAAGTGCTGAAGAAATATGAG GGATTTGAATATCGTCTTTATGAACCATCAAACTGGGTAATGACTTCCTTGTCAGACAACAACGACATTACATGCGCCGATCGCCTTTCTAAGTATATGGATGGATTCAATGAACAAG GTATCAAAATAGAAATGACTTCCCCTGTTGTCATAGCTTTTTCGACTGAAAATGCCTCCAAAGATGTAGTATTATTTTTCCTCCCTCCAGAAGTGGGTTGTCCCTTTCCTTTAGACAACACTGTTCACTGTAAAAAAATACCCGCAGTGCCCGTGTATGTAAA GTCTTTTGAAGGTAATCATGGGGTACGATACTTTGCTGACCAAGCCACTGCTCTTGCCAGAGAATTGGGTGCTCTTAAAAAGCCTTTTGTTGGATCATTCTTTGGATGTAATAGGTATAATAACGACCATCATTCCAATAGTTTCCACAATGAAGTGTGGTTGTTGGGAAGTGAGCCTCTTGATGAATAA
- the NANP gene encoding N-acylneuraminate-9-phosphatase, which yields MVLNGIKAIIFDLDNTLIDTAGASKQAIEEVMKILIDKEQYTEKDAHIICDRFQAKLLHENLDHSKMTIDDLRILHWEEALQSIRPGDHKEVAKVCYTLWKTSRLELMTLSESIKNMLIELRKQARLALLTNGERQVQREKIEACGASHFFDAIVVGGEHAEEKPAPSIFLHCCNLLAVKPEECVMVGDNLDTDIRGGLNAGLKATVWLNKNSSFSSNPYIVPHYTINSVVDLPDVLKNLK from the exons atggttcTCAATGGAATTAAAGCTATAATATTCGATTTGGATAACACCTTGATTGACACAGCTGgagcaagcaagcaagcaattGAAGAG GTGATGAAAATACTGATTGACAAGGAGCAGTACACAGAGAAAGATGCTCATATCATTTGTGACAGGTTCCAGGCCAAGCTACTGCATGAGAATCTAGATCATTCTAAGATGACCATCGATGATCTCCGGATATTGCACTGGGAAGAAGCCCTACAGTCCATCAGGCCAGGAGATCACAAGGAGGTGGCCAAAGTGTGCTACACACTATGGAAAACAAGCCGCTTAGAGCTCATGACTCTGTCAGAGAGCATCAAAAATATGCTCATTGAACTTCGGAAACAGGCACGTTTGGCTCTTCTAACTAATGGAGAAAGGCAGGTCCAGCGGGAGAAAATCGAGGCCTGTGGTGCCAGTCACTTTTTTGATGCTATTGTGGTGGGAGGTGAGCATGCTGAAGAGAAGCCAGCACCTTCTATCTTCCTTCACTGCTGTAACCTCTTAGCTGTAAAGCCCGAGGAGTGTGTGATGGTCGGAGACAATCTGGATACAGATATAAGAGGTGGACTTAATGCTGGCTTGAAAGCAACTGTCtggttaaataaaaattcatCTTTCAGCAGTAATCCCTACATTGTTCCTCACTACACTATAAATTCGGTAGTAGATCTACCTGATGTTTTGAAGAACCTAAAATGA
- the POLR1B gene encoding DNA-directed RNA polymerase I subunit RPA2, with amino-acid sequence MEIAKKWQHLPSEPSLKKLTDPRYGKPGEVQHPPVQELTRAHIDSFNQAMTEGLRLAVQSTSPLEFAFRNDQVSFAFVDASINPPMVPKGGICKEQRIFPAECRGRRSTYRGKLTADISWSVNGVQKGVIKQSFGYVPIMVKSKLCNLYGLSPKQLIEHHEEEQEMGGYFIINGIEKVIRMLIMPRRNFPIAMIRPKWKGRGPGYTQYGITLRCVRDEHTAVNMNLHYLENGSVMVNFIYQKELFFIPLGFALKALVDFSDYQIFSELIKGKEDNSFYRDCVTQMLRVVMEEECYSQKQVHKYLGERFRVKFYLPDWYTDEQAAEFLINQCICIHLNSNAEKFYMLCQMTRKLFTFAKDECMEENPDSLMNQEVLTPGQLFLMFLKEKMASWLVAAKLNLDKHAQKSKFLLTSESIMKVFSSTSDLTKPCEYLLATGNLQSKSGLGMLQSSGLAVVADKLNFIRYLSHFRCVHRGAAFAKMRTTSVRRLLPESWGFLCPVHTPDGEPCGLMNHMTTVCEIVTQTSIKAPLLLLLCSLGVTPVDSIPGKPFVDCYEVMLDGAMVGWVEKDLAPILVNTLRCFKVTQERKIPPWTEIVLVPMTGKASLYPGLFIFTTPCRMVRPVRNLALGKEELIGSLEQVFLNVAIYEGEIVPGVTTHQELFPHSMMSVVANFIPFSDHNQSPRNMYQCQMGKQTMGFPLMTYQDRSDNKLYRLQTPQSPLVRPSMYDYYEMDNYPVGTNAIVAVISYTGYDMEDAMILNKSSWERGFAHGSVYKTDFIDLTKKVKSGEDNLVFGIKIEDERVQGKLDEDGLPPVGSVLQFGEPYYGYLNLNTGENFVIFYKSKENCVVDNIKVCSNDLGIGKFKSVCITMRVPRNPTIGDKFASRHGQKGILSKLWPSEDMPFTESGMVPDILFNPHGFPSRMTIGMLIESMAGKSAALHGLCHDATPFTFSEDNSALEYFGEMLKAAGYNFYGTEKLYSGISGLELEADIFIGVVYYQRLRHMVSDKFQVRTTGARDKVTNQPVGGRNIQGGIRFGEMERDALLAHGTSFLLHDRLFNCSDRSVAHVCVECGSLLSPFLEKPSASWSAMRNRNYHCTFCNRSDTVDTISVPYVFRYFVAELAALNINVKLNVS; translated from the exons ATGGAGATCGCTAAGAAGTGGCAACATTTACCCAGCGAGCCCAGTCTGAAGAAATTGACTGACCCTCGATATGGAAAGCCGGGGGAAGTCCAGCACCCTCCTGTGCAGGAGCTCACACGGGCCCACATTGACTCCTTCAACCAGGCTATGACAGAGGGGCTGAGGCTGGCAGTGCAG TCCACGAGTCCACTGGAGTTTGCTTTTAGGAACGATCAAGTTTCATTTGCGTTTGTGGATGCCTCTATAAACCCACCCATGGTGCCAAAAGGAGGCATATGTAAGGAGCAGAGGATTTTCCCAGCCGAATGCAGAGGACGCAGAAGCACTTATCGCGGAAAACTGACC GCTGACATAAGCTGGTCTGTAAACGGAGTCCAGAAAGGTGTCATCAAACAGTCCTTTGGTTATGTCCCCATCATGGTGAAATCAAAGCTTTGCAATTTGTATGGTCTTTCGCCAAAACAACTAATTGAGCACCACGAGGAAGAACAG GAAATGGGAGGTTATTTCATAATAAACGGGATAGAAAAAGTTATCCGAATGCTAATCATGCCTCGGAGAAACTTTCCCATTGCAATGATTCGCCCAAAATGGAAAGGTCGAGGACCTGGATACACACAATAtg GTATCACCTTGCGATGTGTCAGAGATGAACATACCGCCGTCAATATGAACCTACATTATTTGGAAAATGGCTCGGTCATGGTGAATTTCATCTATCAGAAAGAACTCTTCTTCATTCCTCTGGGATTCGCACTAAAG gcacTAGTTGATTTTTCAGATTATCAGATATTTTCTGAGTTGATAAAAGGCAAAGAAGATAATTCCTTCTACAGAGACTGTGTCACTCAGATGTTGAGGGTTGTTATGGAGGAGGAATGCTACAGTCAAAAACAGGTTCACAAGTATCTGGGCGAGCGTTTCCGAGTGAAGTTCTACCTTCCGGACTGGTATACGGATGAACAAGCTGCAGAGTTTTTGATAAA CCAGTGTATTTGTATACATCTTAATTCCAACGCTGAGAAGTTTTACATGCTGTGTCAAATGACAAGGAAGCTTTTCACTTTTGCTAAAGATGAGTGTATGGAAGAAAACCCAGACAGCTTAATGAATCAGGAGGTTCTAACGCCGGGGCAACTTTTTCTGATGTTCTTAAAG GAAAAGATGGCGTCTTGGTTAGTTGCAGCAAAGTTAAATCTTGATAAGCATGCCCAGAAATCTAAATTTCTCCTGACTTCTGAATCCATCATGAAAGTATTTTCTTCTacgtctgacctcacaaaaccATGTGAATATCTGCTGGCGACTGGTAATCTCCAGTCTAAATCTG gGCTTGGCATGTTGCAGTCATCCGGTCTGGCCGTAGTTGCAGACAAGCTTAATTTTATCCGGTATCTGTCACACTTCCGTTGTGTACACAGAGGTGCTGCCTTTGCCAAGATGAGAACCACCAGTGtgcgtcgccttctgccagagTCCTGGGGATTCTTATGCCCAGTGCACACACCAGATGGTGAGCCCTGTGGCCTCATGAACCACATGACAACAGTGTGCGAGATCGTGACACAGACTTCAATCAAGGCTCCCCTGTTGCTCTTGCTGTGCTCACTAG GTGTTACTCCAGTGGATAGTATTCCTGGAAAGCCCTTTGTAGACTGCTACGAAGTTATGTTAGATGGTGCCATGGTGGGCTGGGTAGAGAAAGATCTAGCCCCCATCCTCGTCAACACTCTTAGATGTTTTAAG gTTACACAGGAAAGGAAGATTCCACCTTGGACTGAAATTGTTCTCGTTCCAATGACTGGGAAAGCAAGTCTGTATCctgggctttttatttttaccacaCCGTGTAGGATGGTACGTCCTGTGAGGAACCTCGCATTGGGGAAAGAAGAACTGATTGGTTCCTTGGAACAG GTTTTCTTGAATGTGGCCATATATGAGGGTGAAATTGTGCCTGGAGTCACCACTCACCAGGAGCTCTTTCCTCACAGTATGATGAGTGTGGTAGCCAACTTCATTCCATTCTCAGACCATAACCAAAGCCCCAGGAATATGTACCAGTGCCAGATGG gtaagCAAACCATGGGCTTTCCGCTTATGACTTATCAAGATCGCTCTGACAATAAACTGTACCGCCTGCAAACCCCCCAGAGTCCTCTTGTGAGACCATCAATGTATGATTATTATGAGATGGATAATTACCCTGTTGGCACCAATGCAATTGTAGCGGTCATCTCCTATACAGGCTATGACATGGAAGATGCCATG ATATTAAACAAGTCGTCGTGGGAAAGAGGGTTTGCACATGGAAGTGTCTACAAGACAGACTTTATTGACCTTACTAAGAAAGTTAAATCTGGAGAAGACAACTTGGTGTTTGGGATCAAAATTGAAGATGAAAGAGTGCAGGGCAAGCTTGATGAGGATGGTCTTCCCCCGGTGGGATCTGTGTTGCAATTTGGAGAACCCTACTATGGCTACCTAAACCTCAACACAGGAGAGAACTTTGTCATCTTTTACAA GAGCAAAGAAAACTGTGTTGTTGATAACATCAAAGTGTGCAGCAATGACCTTGGCATTGGAAAATTTAAGTCTGTCTGCATCACTATGAGAGTCCCCCGTAATCCTACCATAGGGGATAAATTTGCCAGTAGACATGGCCAGAAGGGCATTCTGAGTAAACTCTGGCCCTCTGAGGATATGCCATTCACGGAAAGTGGAATGGTGCCAGACATCTTGTTCAACCCACATGGTTTCCCATCGAGAATGACCATCGGGATGTTGATTGAGAGCATGGCCGGCAAATCGGCAGCTCTTCATGGCTTGTGCCACGATGCTACTCCTTTCACTTTCTCTGAAGACAACTCTGCACTGGAATATTTTGGTGAGATGCTGAAGGCTGCAGGTTATAACTTTTATGGTACAGAAAAACTCTACAGTGGGATTAGCGGCCTGGAATTGGAGGCAGACATTTTCATTGGCGTTGTCTATTATCAACGTCTGCGCCACATGGTTTCAGATAAGTTTCAAGTCAGGACAACTGGTGCACGGGATAAAGTAACAAACCAGCCTGTAGGTGGCAGGAATATTCAAGGAGGTATACGTTTTGGAGAGATGGAACGGGATGCTCTGCTGGCCCATGGTACTTCATTCCTTCTACACGACAGACTCTTTAACTGTTCTGATCGGTCTGTGGCACATGTGTGCGTGGAATGTGGGAGCTTGCTGTCTCCTTTCCTGGAAAAGCCATCTGCATCTTGGTCTGCTATGCGCAATAGAAATTATCACTGTACATTTTGTAATCGTTCTGATACAGTTGACACAATATCTGTACCTTATGTATTCCGCTATTTTGTGGCTGAATTGGCAGCTCTGAACATTAATGTAAAATTGAACGTGAGCTAA